GGGCACCGAGAAATCGAGATGGAGAACGTATCGAAGCCGACGATGGAAGAGGTTTCGCAGATATATGACCTTGCCAACTACCTCCTGAGTTCAGGCAACGTAATCCAGGATGGCGATACCGTGGGTGACGTAGACGATCCGATCCGCGTCCGATATCGACCATCGGTCTACGACGCCAGCC
This genomic stretch from Terriglobales bacterium harbors:
- a CDS encoding DUF4261 domain-containing protein: GHREIEMENVSKPTMEEVSQIYDLANYLLSSGNVIQDGDTVGDVDDPIRVRYRPSVYDASRKAMTLSRD